The genomic region GCATCATATAACAAAAATGTCATTGTTGGGCATATGACATCAGTGATCACACACAttcaactgtcatatttttggcACACAAATTAAACCTTTAAAAAATACTGGCAGCAAGAGGTTTAAAGCATAGATCaatcaaccccccccccccccaaaaaaaaaaagaagaaaaaaataatgaggtgcatcaacatttttttcaagaatgatttattttaatgttttaccaTTGTTTACTAATTAAAATTTATGCAAACATTACAATTACATTTCatgattttatatgtttttcagAGTCACTGAACTCTGAGGAAGGCAGTAACAGTTATAAAAGGTATTCATTGTCATCAGATAAGCCAGTATATCGATTCTTGATCTTTGATTGTGATTCAACCAGTTGTTTCCTTGTGCCTGGCAAAATTGTTATCGTACCAGTAAATGCTAGGTTGAACCTTGAGCTGGTCCAGCGAGACATAATTCTAAAACATGGCAGACCATTTTCAAATGTTCTCAACAATGACAGATATCCTGAAATTTTTGGTACCAACCATAAAGATTTCCTTTCTTCTATTCAATCTATCTTTGTATTGCTTCCAAATGAAAGAACAAAACAATTAACATTTAtcatttctaaaagttttgcaaacacACCAATTCATGTGAGCAACGATGCAATGCTTTTAGAAAGTCCAGTTCCCTTTTTTTGTGTATCACTTCCAAAGCCAATCACTCTGGACAACATTCAGTTCCTTAAGCAACAGTTATCAGAAGAATTACTTCAACTGTGCTATGACAATGAAAATGGAGAAACCACACTGAAAATAGAAATTTTGAACCAGATACAGAGAAATGCTTTCTATTTTGATGtagtgaaaattaaaacaaacatagtAAAATTTTCCTACCACCAATCCTACCAGTCTTCTTTAGTTTTACATATAGAGCAGTTATCAACAGATACTATCGAGCAGTTTTTTAAAGCTTATTTAAAGAAAGCAGCTAAAGAAGTGAAGGAATTTCGTGGAAAAGACATTGCAGATTTTTCTATCACTGATGACATGGGAAAAAGAGTTGATTACAATATGAAGGCCATCATTTGTTTACTCTTCAATGAAAAACAGTTAATGAGAGACACCAATATTGATCATTCTTATCCAACATTCATTGTTCATTTTACTCCTAAGCCGTGTTCTTATATTCAGTTAAGGGTCCGAATTATTGGCGAAGATAGAGGACACATGCATCCATTCACTGTGTTTGTTAGATCTGATTGCTCAACAGTCGAACTTAGGCATGAGATCTCAAAACATTGTCATTGGAACCCAAAATCTTTTGAAGTTTTCCTTCCTAGTAGTTCAAATGTCATTGACGAAGTTGAAAATATACAAAACCTGCCCATAAAAATTAGCTCAACTTCTGTGCTCACTGTTCGTAGAACTAAGAAAATAGTCTTGACAATTAAATCAGGGTTACCTGATATGGACAGCTTTACCTTGCAAGAATATCCTATGTGTTCAGTTGAAGAGTTAAAGAACAAGATCTCTAAAAGATGTGATATTTTGCCAAAGCAGTTTGACTTATTGTATAAAAGCAAAGCTTTAGAAGAATCTATTTTATTAGAAGATATTATCGAAAAGAAAGCAAATTTAGAAATGCTTTTTAATGAAAGTAGGATTATATTCCGTCTATATCTCCACAAAACATTACCACATAGGACAGATAATGAATTGAATGAAAATTTTATTCATGTCAAAGTTGATAACCCAGATGATCAAATAGGAGAAATTACTTCTGCATTTGCTGAAAAACTGAAACTGGAAGAAGGGGAACTTCATTTAGTACATAAAGGATTTTATGTAGAAAAACACAGGTCTTACAAAGATGTAAATGTCATAGATGGGTCGATCCTCTGCTTATGTCATTGTGAAAATCCTACCAAAGGTCCTGGCTCACAGACTGGTACCATAGAAACTGTTTTCCAGGCATCATCTACAGGATCAGTTGAAAAAGGTAAGTATTTTACATCTCTGGAATATTTGGTTTGTGAAGGTATTGTCAATGGCATTATCATGTTTGCACCAATCAATGGGAGAACACgctaaatttttttttagctgattcTTATTCTTTATTTACCATTAAACGTTAAAAGTCTTAATTGAATAATTAGGCTCctctttgtttttaaatttttgccagattttcgtaATCTTATGGTTTTAACCATGTACATGATGTCTTGTCATTAAAAAAAGTTTGTCTGCTAACCCCAACTTTTATTTAGTAAATGATCaacaacaaaacacacaaaagcaaaggaacagcacttttattgctgttcttcatctcaaaatcAAAGTGaagtcttcaacaaggagcaaaacAAACTGTCAAGGTTATGACAACTCCTAGCACTGGCTTGAGTGGAATTCTTTTCTAAAATAATTTGGAGAgactagttttaaaaaaaagccatggatgaaaatcttttaattttttgttattttttcatagtatGATAGTTTGGCAATAAAAAAGTAGCCTATGATTAAAGTCTgaaaaaatctagagagaatcattTCCTCACAAATTTTCGATTGCTTATGTCTCGTAAACAAGCGCACAGACCCTTTACTTTTCtacttttttcattcttttataaTTATACTATGATTTTAAAATGGTCGTaaaaatcttcttattttgaaacagaatagaaatatattaaaatatggaAATTAAATAACCAACTCATTACTCATGATCAACAGTGTTactcatttataaaatagaaaattaatgtCAATTGTTGAATATTATTCCAATTTAAATTCTTATATTGGTCTATAACCATAATCATGATATTAATTTAAATGTCATTATTTAATGATTTTTCTAGTAACGGAACTTTCAATGGCAGCATtacaaatgaaattgaaaaaactAGAACTCCAACAAAGTAAAAAGGATCCAAAGTTTAAGATCATCTCCAGAGGTGCACATAACAGGAAAATATTCAACAGAATGGTATGTAAGCTTTAGATGCATTCATACTCGTCATGCTTGTATTAATACAAGTTTCAGGGAATTGATGACAAAAAGAATATTTGCGTGGATACTTGACGTAGTGGTTTTGAAAATTCGCCACAaggatatttttacatttaaatttttgataaaaaaatatcacatgGACTAAAAGAGCTAGGGTTCCACAGCTAGTGAATTTAAAAGATTTggggtacatacatgtatgtcaatgAGAAAACCAATAGACATCAGGATATTGTTTATTTGCTtcattttttatacgaccccaaaaaaattttgggatcgtatattggtatgatgtcgtcgtctgcgtcgttcACGTCGTCTGCGTCGTTCACGTCGTCTgcgtcatcgtcgtccgaagacacattggtttctggataataacttgagtttaagtgaatagatcttcatgaaattttttcagaaggttcaataccacaaaaggaaggttgggattgattttggggataatggtcccaaccgattaggaattaggggcccaaaacaagcatttttctagttttaggattataacttgtgtagaagtatttcaattgatCTAAAATCATACCgaaatgtttaaaaccacaagtagaaggtttggattcattttagggggtATGgagccaaagtttaggaattaagggccaaaaaggggtcaaaacaagcttttttctagtttcaagacaataacttatgtgtaattgtatggatctctctgaaattgtaccacaatgtaccatataacaaaggggaggctgggatcaagttttgggttaattgcccaaaatatgtaggaattaggggccaaaaaagggccaaaaagaagcatgatTCTAGTTTcgaaacaatcatgacaataacttgtgtttaagtgtatggatctctttgaaattgtactacaaggttcaatactgcaatggaaagcatgggattgagttcaagggttattgctccaagaggggttcaaaaagttggggggggggattttttgtttaccattttttgaagggcttccttttttttcaaagaagtttcaagaagaaattttcaattgcacagtattatgcaatagatttgttagatctttgaccacattaattttgtgacaaaaacctatattatttcaaaaatttgatcacaaccCAAATttagacagaatcaagcttgaatattgtgaccaaatttgccccaactattcagggttcaaccactggggtcgtttaaagctgcgccctgcggagcacctggttaattCATTATATCGCTTTTTCAGTGACAATGAGCCAAAGGaaaatattttagttaaaaatgTCTTACAATATTTAACCACACTTAATAGttaaattctaaatatttaaatCACTTGTTGAGCTCACTTTTTAAATTTGGAAATTAACTGTCTTaagtggataaatattgtatcacactgactaattatgtttttataacattttacagATATCAGTGCCCATAAAATCCTCAAGATCTTCAAATGCAGTTGATGTGTTGGATGGATACAAATCTGATACTGATTTACTTAGACAGAAGCAGGCAGTAAATGCATCATCATCAGAAAGTCAACTGGACACTCGTTATAACTTTCAACATAACCAGATAAGATCTATACCAGGACCAAATGGCTCATATGTAAAAACAAGCACACCCAATAAAGGACCACCAACACCAAAGTTGAATCTAGATATACAGAGTAATTCCCCTTTGCCAGAACAGGATAAATTTTATCTATGTGTAACTCCACCACCATCCTCAAATAACCTTCCTTCTTTATCTGACAAGAGAGGGAACAATTTTCCTGGTCAAGTAGGATACAGCTTTACTGTGTGGGGTGATGGCAACCTGCCAAATATTCCGAGTATACTTGGATCAACTCCATCATTTACTAAAATGAAAGATGTCTTGGAACAGCCTAATGGTAAATTAACTATTTATTTTCTGAAGCAGCTGGTGGCTGCACTACTGAATCAAATAAGAGTTTTTCGATCTTATAAGCTTTTTGTTTAGTCTCTCAGAATCCTTAATATAATGATATAAGTatgaaaagatgtggtatgattgcctggGACAATGGTGCaacaacacaacaacaaaaaaactatacaaaacaataaacataaaacacatatgaggaacaaataaaattacaaccactgaattacagactccgaAATAAAACGAGACaccaaaattataaaagatatataattgTCCTTGAATTAGTCTAAAAAGTTTACATTTTGTAGGACATAATCCATGGAATAAGCTGTTCCTTCAGGTTTCCCATGAATTAATCAATGACTGGAAAAATGTTGGGCGGCATCTAGAATTAGGAGAAGGCAATATCAATATTATTGACCAGAATCATCACGATGTCAAAGAAAAAGCTTACTCTATGTTAGTAAAGTGGCAAGAGTTCAAAGGTCATGATGCCACAAAGGAAGAGCTGGTTAAAGCCTTAGAAGATTGTGAACTGAAGAGGGTGGCAGAGATTGTAGAAGAGTTTGATATAACACCATATGTGCAAGATGTTACCGACCTGGAAACTGATGGTGTTGATGACAGTTCAAGGGAGGAGTTAGAAATGTTTGACATAACACCAAATGTACAAGATGTTAACGACCTAGAAACTGATGGTGTCATTCCAATAAATAAGAATGGACTAACAGCATGAACAGCATTTGCACTTCTATAGTTTAAAACAAGGgtggtaaatttttaaaatgtgatGTCTGGTGTTTTTACTTTATGTTGGAAAgatctattttttttatgaaacagtgaaaaaaaaattcttgctattttgaatttttgtacaTGAAATTAGAAAAACACATTTAGAGTTTCAGAAATGTATTGTTTGCTATAATTTTAAGTGACAGTACTTTTACAATAAGATCATTGAGAGCTATGCATTTTGTTAAGACATTTGTCTATTGCTAAAGATTGAATGTTGAACTTAagaatcttttttgtttttttgttatttagttgctgtctcatttatttatacatgttaccTATATCTGCTTTCTGCTTTTATGCATTTATATCAATGACAGatgaatatttgtattttcaaaaaggggattttaccaatttaaaaaaaatctaccatttttattttgacatggcAGTTAGAGGCATAGCCCCAATATAATCTGTTATAGAACAAGTCTTGTGGAAAAAAAGGTTTATTAATTCCTCATGTTAgatatgtttgattataaatctACTTTGCCATATATCTATTTATGTATtagttatattttgaaaaaatgcaaaaaagtgGACTTTCAAACATGAATGTTTTCAAAGATTGTAAATATTCAAAcactttataatttttattaatttatgatTTCACTTCAAAGTACTactatctgtctgtctgttcatccAAATGCCTTGAAAGTACTCCACTTCATAAGCagtttgacaaattttaattaaacttTACACAGTTGTAGAACACTGCCTGGTGATGAGAAACTATGTACTATATTCTCTGTCTAACAtgttcaaggggagataactcaatatatttatttcaatatactaATACTATTATTGGAATAAGTGGTGATTCTTTTGTGTTACAAATCACAGTTTTAGCCTACAAAGTCAACTGCAAGCTCATAATATAAATTGAAACTTGCTCACTGTAATGAATCATTTATATGTTAATTTATTACAAGTTATGTGGTAATCAGAACTTTGAGTTTATAATATTACATCCAgttgtcatttttttcaatttatcaaGGTCAGTAAATTTTAGATGTTGCATTGagagaaatatatttttatgttgttgtCTTCTTATTTTCCAATTATTGgattgaattgtatattttgcatataaatattgtttatactTATTCCAAATATACCATAATATTGAATCTTAGtgccagtatatatatatatttatggtgaaaaatgatgattttttatatttcatgtatgtaatacattttgtttgttaatgttattttttgtctTCAAATATATGTTCTCagtgatgtttttttaaattgtttatttatctttGACAAAAGAAAAATTGTCAGATTTTTGTTTTTCCTCTCTCATGTCTGTGCCATAGGCAAATTAGTGCTATTTTGTTCTTGTAAATACACACCTGACATTTATCATCATGCTTTAATAGACTATAGAAAAATTCTCATCTTGATATGACAAGCTATTGATGCTTGTATCAACTGTAGATTTCAATTTGATAGATGTCTCATTTCTAACCTAAAGACATAACTAAACGTATAAACCATCAACATGACTGTTTGTACTATAACAGATTTGTATAAAGCCTTTGTGATTGCCTCAAATATTCTAGTTAAATTTAAGtcattacatttataaattattaagagcATGAAGAGTTGTAAATCAAAATTTAtgcaataattttatttcttcaaaatgtaCCATGCAATTTATATAATGCCAACatagtttaaaaacaaattttaaaaaggcTAGCTTCTATATTCTACAACATGTGAAGAGTCTTCTTTAATTAAAAGTTTCTTCTGCATCAAAAGTGAAGAGGATCTGAGTTGGGTTATCCAAAataaaaaggggaaaaaatataatgaaaaaaaatggttaaaacaatagaAAAGAGAATAATAAGTTGCTGATATATAACTTATAAAACATAATGGGCCAAAAATATACAGAATTGAGAAAATTAGccttaaaaataataatatcaaatgaaaagTTTTACCCTTACTTTCAATTTTATTCAGACActattttttatgtcagttttAACAACAATGATACAATATTTATAATCTTTAAGATTACATAGTTTGCGTGATtctattagttacacagtgtgcaattgtcctaatacgagaattttaTTGAtccgataaattccgtattaggacaattgaacactgtgtaacgaatttatcctgattttgttatattacatattattatattcaaattcaatgttaggacaatatcaataaatatattttagatattaaataaaaaaaaatgtgaaaaataaaaaatattatgactACAAAGCaactcaattgtttttttttttttttttattaggtcaatggtataagagATAATTTCAATTGACGTAATATACTCTTAATCAGgataattttatttacatgttgATAGCCAAATAATAGATTTTGAATGACATGATTTGAGTTTGGGTTAATTCCCTGGACTGCCATTTTGGATGGAGAAACAATAGATTTTCTCATTTGTTTAACGAAATTGAAACTGTGATATTCATAAGTGATCCTTAATAGATACATGCAGCAGCAATGAATTATGCAAAGGTATATTTTGTATAGAAATACTTCTTTTTTAAAACTAGTGATCTGTGAATTGAGCTGATTTATGAAGGAATTTGTGTACTTATACCTCCATCATGGCAACCATATTCTAGATCTTGCTCAAATAAGGTCAATAAAAACCTATCTATAATGATAAAGTATTCATGTGCAAAAAATATTATCTATTATGCTGTTTGTTTTGCACAGTCAGTTTGATTGTTGTTGTTCACAATTACcaagatataatatatttttgatgaaaattACCAACATGACGAtactgtattatatttttttctttacacaacagggtaatttaataaatacataatttttgtAAAGATTGCAttagtttgaaattttaaactACAATTGTAAATTAATGAAGAAgcaattttaatttcattattttgtttatatatttataaaacagcTATGCAATAGAAATATGAAGTCTTTCATAAAGAATTAATGATAGATATTATGTGGTGCTgtgtttattaaatattattctttatttttttactttttatttcaaaatgacttACTTGAATTGTATCATCCACTTTTACTTTGAATCTGAACTTCTCATATGTAAATagtgttatattttatttaaatttagtattttgtataaaaactatatatcataaaatatgcTTAGAGCTATTCCATTCAAACAGGAagaaccttcaaaaataggtagTCTTAAAGAGTCTTAAGCCAGAACTTCTCTTAAATTTACACTTTTTGTGTCTCCCATGTACCCGTAGTGGAGATTTCAAAGTGCCTTCCTGggtttcatataaaaataagaagatgtggtatggttgccttTTACAAAACTTTCCGATAGAGACCAAATGGCATTATAGTtaaggagctaccatttgatttttagggggggggggggggtgggggggggctaggatgataaattgtgtcctgccttttttttttcttagcttatcctgacttttttacaacaattgtcattctgcctttttttttttggccaagttactcatcctgcctttttttttaactcaaaatcctgtcctgccttttttttcaaatttcatcctagcccccccccccccccccccccctaaaaatcaaatggtagctcccttatcaaCTATAGATAACCATGTGTATCTTTTTATGTAACAACACTAACTTAATATTAAATTCATATATTTCTGTATAGCGAGTTATTTttgcgggtgtaaaatttcaGGATTTTCATTGAATACGGTATACCAAATAATTGGCAGTTATTATTTTGgcagattcaaaacttttatcatttgcacttttaaattggtggaatttatttttgtaattttgttctatccacgaaaatttacaacccgcgaaaataacccctATATATATGGAAGCTACTATTATTTGAAAGATATATTAACCTCTTGACTAAAAGGGGAAATAAAGATCGGTGGTTCTCTCCAGCTTCCTTCACCAATATAAACTAACTGCCAGGAAATGGCAGAACATTACCGGAAAGTGACGGTCAATACTGATCAATCAATCTTGACTCAAGACATGA from Mytilus edulis unplaced genomic scaffold, xbMytEdul2.2 SCAFFOLD_2034, whole genome shotgun sequence harbors:
- the LOC139509694 gene encoding uncharacterized protein, with product MASYNSTDADVESLNSEEGSNSYKRYSLSSDKPVYRFLIFDCDSTSCFLVPGKIVIVPVNARLNLELVQRDIILKHGRPFSNVLNNDRYPEIFGTNHKDFLSSIQSIFVLLPNERTKQLTFIISKSFANTPIHVSNDAMLLESPVPFFCVSLPKPITLDNIQFLKQQLSEELLQLCYDNENGETTLKIEILNQIQRNAFYFDVVKIKTNIVKFSYHQSYQSSLVLHIEQLSTDTIEQFFKAYLKKAAKEVKEFRGKDIADFSITDDMGKRVDYNMKAIICLLFNEKQLMRDTNIDHSYPTFIVHFTPKPCSYIQLRVRIIGEDRGHMHPFTVFVRSDCSTVELRHEISKHCHWNPKSFEVFLPSSSNVIDEVENIQNLPIKISSTSVLTVRRTKKIVLTIKSGLPDMDSFTLQEYPMCSVEELKNKISKRCDILPKQFDLLYKSKALEESILLEDIIEKKANLEMLFNESRIIFRLYLHKTLPHRTDNELNENFIHVKVDNPDDQIGEITSAFAEKLKLEEGELHLVHKGFYVEKHRSYKDVNVIDGSILCLCHCENPTKGPGSQTGTIETVFQASSTGSVEKV
- the LOC139509693 gene encoding uncharacterized protein (The sequence of the model RefSeq protein was modified relative to this genomic sequence to represent the inferred CDS: added 626 bases not found in genome assembly) gives rise to the protein MDSFILQEYPMCSVEELKNKVSKRCHILPKQFDFLYKSKALEESILLEDIIEKKANLEMVFNESRIIFRLYLHKTLPNRADTELNEHFIHVKIDNPDDQIGEITSSFAEKLKMEESELHLVHKGFYVEKNRSYRDIDVIDGSILCLCHCENPTKGPGPQTGTMETVFKASPAGSVEKVTELSVAALQMKLKKLELQNSKKEPKFKIISRGAHNRKIFNRMISVPIKSSRSSNAVDVLDGYKSDTDLLRQKQAVNASSSESQLDTRYNFQHNQIRSIPGPNGSYVKTSTPNKGPPTPKLNLDIQSNSPLPEQDKFYLCVTPPPSSNNLPSLSDKRGNNFPGQVGYSFTVWGDGNLPNIPSILGSTPSFTKMKDVLEQPNGHNPWNKLFLQVSHELINDWKNVGRHLELGEGNINIIDQNHHDVKEKAYSMLVKWQEFKGHDATKEELVKALEDCELKRVAEIVEEFDITPYVQDVTDLETDGVDDSSREELEMFDITPNVQDVNDLETDGVIPINKNGLTA